A single region of the Chitinophaga niabensis genome encodes:
- the gatA gene encoding Asp-tRNA(Asn)/Glu-tRNA(Gln) amidotransferase subunit GatA produces the protein MGLTEFSSISSFQEALYAGKTTCEAMVHLYLRRIEQARHLNAYLEVFSEDALAQAAALDARIQKGERPGSLAGVVIGIKDVICYKGHEVTAASKILEGFTSLYSATAVERLIAEGAIIIGRLNCDEFAMGSTNENSAYGNVLNALDNTRVPGGSSGGSAVAVQAGLCQVSLGSDTGGSVRQPADFCGIVGLKPTYGRISRHGLIAYASSFDQIGIFGSNIADVALVLQVIAGPDAYDSTASQSKVPDYQASLPHNKNRRFAYLKDALHHEGLDTEMRGGYESFFEDLKAEGHTVEGVNFDYLDYVVAAYYVLTTAEASSNLSRFDGVKYGYRTPEKDLDLTDFYKKSRSEGFGKEVKRRILLGTFVLSAGYYDAYFTKAQQVRRLVVERMQKILGEYDAILLPTVPTTAFKIGEKMDDPIAMYLADIYTVLANLTGVPAISVPLHRHSNGMPYGIQIITKEFDEENLLQIAHSMLHEQQVNIE, from the coding sequence TTGGGTTTGACTGAATTCAGCAGTATATCGTCTTTTCAAGAGGCGTTGTATGCCGGAAAAACGACCTGCGAGGCAATGGTGCATTTGTACCTGCGCCGGATTGAGCAGGCCCGGCATTTGAACGCATACCTGGAAGTATTCAGCGAGGACGCTTTGGCGCAGGCAGCGGCATTGGATGCGCGTATCCAAAAAGGAGAGCGCCCCGGCAGCCTGGCAGGCGTAGTGATCGGCATTAAAGATGTGATCTGCTACAAAGGCCATGAGGTAACCGCCGCATCAAAGATCCTGGAAGGGTTTACTTCTCTTTATTCTGCAACAGCCGTTGAGCGGCTGATCGCTGAAGGCGCCATTATCATCGGGCGCCTTAATTGTGATGAGTTTGCCATGGGCTCCACCAATGAGAACTCTGCCTACGGCAATGTGCTCAATGCCCTGGATAATACACGTGTTCCCGGCGGCAGTTCCGGAGGTTCTGCTGTAGCCGTTCAGGCTGGTTTATGCCAGGTGAGCCTGGGTAGCGATACCGGCGGTTCCGTACGCCAGCCAGCTGATTTTTGCGGTATTGTAGGCCTTAAACCCACTTATGGCCGGATCTCGCGGCATGGGCTCATCGCCTATGCTTCCTCGTTCGACCAAATAGGCATTTTTGGCTCGAATATTGCAGATGTGGCACTGGTTCTACAAGTCATCGCCGGACCAGATGCATACGACAGTACAGCCTCTCAAAGTAAAGTGCCTGATTATCAAGCTAGTCTCCCACACAATAAAAACCGGAGATTTGCGTATTTAAAGGATGCCCTGCATCACGAAGGCCTTGATACTGAGATGCGTGGGGGGTATGAAAGTTTCTTTGAAGATTTGAAAGCAGAAGGGCACACCGTAGAAGGGGTGAACTTCGATTACCTGGATTATGTTGTGGCAGCCTATTATGTGCTCACCACCGCAGAAGCCTCCAGCAACCTTAGCAGATTTGACGGGGTAAAGTATGGTTACCGTACACCTGAAAAGGATCTGGACTTGACCGATTTCTATAAAAAAAGCAGGTCTGAGGGCTTTGGAAAAGAGGTAAAACGCCGTATCCTCCTGGGTACCTTTGTGCTGAGCGCCGGTTACTACGACGCTTATTTCACTAAGGCTCAGCAGGTTAGGAGGCTGGTAGTAGAAAGGATGCAAAAGATCCTGGGCGAATATGATGCCATTCTGCTCCCTACCGTACCTACAACGGCTTTTAAGATCGGTGAAAAAATGGATGATCCCATAGCCATGTACCTGGCGGACATCTACACAGTTTTAGCCAATCTGACCGGGGTTCCGGCAATTTCCGTACCTTTGCACAGGCATTCCAACGGGATGCCATATGGTATACAGATCATCACGAAGGAGTTTGACGAAGAGAACTTGTTACAAATAGCACATAGCATGTTGCATGAGCAGCAAGTAAACATAGAATAA
- a CDS encoding Sec-independent protein translocase subunit TatA/TatB: MTELILIALVVLLLFGGKKIPELMRGLGKGIREFKDAKDNVRREMEEGMKEGEVKKN, translated from the coding sequence ATGACTGAACTTATCCTTATCGCATTGGTTGTATTGCTCCTGTTCGGAGGTAAGAAAATTCCTGAACTGATGCGTGGCCTGGGTAAAGGTATCCGTGAGTTCAAAGATGCCAAAGACAACGTGCGTCGTGAGATGGAAGAAGGCATGAAAGAAGGCGAAGTTAAGAAGAACTAA
- a CDS encoding lytic transglycosylase domain-containing protein, whose product MTKVFLSLLLPALGIITSADAASNMSPKEMVIPGIELSADTSVTLKKSAHLPKDTVVPASPATLAVKQAAQAMPVVVRNPKVYEQMNNHYITGYVNDYATRYSQHLAVMVDKAAPYFTMIEKVFTDHGIPEEMKYLAVIESGMSYNARSRVGAVGMWQFMSGTARIFGLSVGKKVDERKDFYKSTVAAAKFLNELYEQFDDWLLVVAAYNCGAGGVQRAQKISGRSDFWGIQYFLPAESRNHVYKFIATGYILDRFNTFFGVSDNYVAPAARMTMPAEYKKAAPLSDEDLYNTVVFNITGKYKLEAIAKKLSVDEAELDRLNPNFAQTLAGETNSYDLRIPKEKMKTFQAEKEEILKESLQLTLDDKAATVDKSRFPAPVKRPEVNANPAKKKVVAKKTVSKKKKTTTRRK is encoded by the coding sequence ATGACGAAAGTCTTTTTATCACTCCTATTGCCGGCCTTGGGGATTATTACCAGTGCAGACGCCGCCAGCAATATGAGCCCTAAGGAGATGGTTATCCCGGGAATTGAACTATCCGCTGATACCTCAGTCACCCTTAAAAAATCCGCACACCTGCCGAAAGACACAGTGGTGCCCGCTTCTCCTGCTACTTTAGCAGTGAAACAGGCCGCACAGGCTATGCCCGTGGTCGTTCGCAATCCCAAGGTGTACGAACAAATGAATAATCACTACATTACCGGATATGTAAATGATTACGCCACCCGTTACAGCCAGCACCTCGCAGTGATGGTAGACAAGGCGGCGCCTTATTTTACCATGATCGAAAAGGTTTTCACAGACCACGGCATCCCCGAGGAAATGAAATACCTGGCAGTGATTGAATCAGGTATGTCCTACAATGCCCGCTCAAGGGTTGGCGCCGTAGGAATGTGGCAGTTTATGAGCGGTACGGCCAGGATCTTTGGCCTCAGCGTAGGAAAGAAAGTGGACGAACGGAAGGATTTTTACAAATCCACCGTGGCCGCCGCTAAATTCCTGAATGAACTGTATGAGCAATTCGACGACTGGTTACTGGTAGTAGCTGCCTACAATTGTGGAGCAGGTGGTGTACAAAGAGCACAAAAGATCAGCGGAAGAAGCGATTTCTGGGGCATCCAGTATTTCCTTCCTGCAGAATCCCGTAATCATGTATACAAATTCATTGCCACCGGGTACATCCTCGATCGTTTCAATACCTTCTTTGGTGTGAGCGATAATTATGTAGCACCCGCAGCAAGGATGACCATGCCTGCCGAATACAAAAAAGCAGCACCACTGTCTGACGAAGATCTTTACAACACCGTAGTTTTCAATATCACCGGTAAATACAAACTCGAAGCGATTGCGAAAAAACTGTCTGTGGACGAAGCCGAGCTGGATAGATTAAATCCAAACTTTGCTCAGACACTGGCAGGTGAAACCAACAGCTACGATCTGAGGATCCCGAAAGAGAAGATGAAAACATTCCAGGCAGAGAAAGAAGAGATCCTGAAAGAATCCCTTCAGCTTACACTGGATGATAAAGCTGCCACAGTTGATAAATCACGTTTCCCCGCTCCGGTTAAAAGACCCGAAGTGAATGCAAACCCTGCCAAGAAAAAGGTGGTTGCAAAGAAAACAGTGAGCAAGAAAAAGAAAACAACTACAAGAAGAAAATAA